A single Streptomyces sp. 2114.4 DNA region contains:
- the dapB gene encoding 4-hydroxy-tetrahydrodipicolinate reductase, whose amino-acid sequence MSKLRVAVLGAQGRIGSEAVRAVEAADDMELVAGLGRGDKLETLVEAGAQVVVELTNPGAVMGNLDFCVRHGIHAVVGTTGWTDERLAQLRTSLAASPGAGVLIAPNFSIGAVLTMRFAQQAARFFESAEIVELHHPKKADAPSGTAARTAQLIAEAREEAGCAPQPDATTTALDGARGADVDGIPVHSVRLRGLLAHQEVLLGGEGETLTIRHDSLHHSSFMPGILLGVRRVVTTPGLTVGLENFLDLG is encoded by the coding sequence ATGAGCAAGCTGCGCGTGGCCGTACTGGGAGCCCAGGGACGCATCGGCTCCGAGGCCGTACGGGCCGTCGAGGCCGCCGACGACATGGAGCTGGTGGCCGGGCTCGGCCGGGGCGACAAGCTGGAGACGCTGGTCGAGGCCGGCGCCCAGGTCGTGGTCGAGCTGACCAACCCCGGTGCCGTGATGGGGAACCTCGACTTCTGTGTGCGGCACGGCATCCATGCGGTGGTCGGGACGACCGGCTGGACCGATGAGCGCCTGGCGCAGCTGCGCACCTCGCTCGCCGCCTCGCCCGGGGCGGGCGTGCTCATCGCCCCGAACTTCTCCATCGGCGCGGTGCTGACCATGCGGTTCGCGCAGCAGGCGGCCCGCTTCTTCGAGTCGGCCGAGATCGTCGAGCTGCACCACCCGAAGAAGGCGGACGCCCCGTCCGGCACCGCCGCCCGCACCGCCCAGCTGATCGCCGAGGCACGGGAGGAGGCCGGCTGCGCCCCGCAGCCGGACGCCACCACCACCGCGCTGGACGGCGCCCGTGGCGCGGACGTGGACGGCATCCCCGTGCACTCCGTTCGGCTGCGCGGTCTGCTGGCGCACCAGGAGGTGCTGCTCGGCGGGGAGGGCGAAACCCTCACCATCCGCCACGACTCCCTCCACCACAGCAGCTTCATGCCGGGCATCCTGCTCGGTGTGCGTCGCGTGGTCACCACTCCGGGCCTGACCGTGGGCCTGGAAAACTTCCTCGACCTGGGCTGA
- a CDS encoding pitrilysin family protein, translating into MTSRTHATTARTSSEGRAVARTQTLLKGTAGAGTVRRTTLPGGLRVVTETLPTVRSVTFGIWAHVGSRDETPSLNGATHYLEHLLFKGTERRSALDISAAIDEVGGEMNAFTAKEYTCYYARVLDSDLPLAIDVVCDMLTGSLVEAEDVDAERGVILEEIAMTEDDPGDCVHDLFAHTMLGDTPLGRPVLGTVDTVNALTPERIRRFYKKHYDPTHLVVTAAGNLDHAKVVRLVRRAFEQAGALDRTDAAPIAPRSGTRAIKAAGRVELLNRKTEQAHVILGMPGLARTDDRRWAMGVLNTALGGGMSSRLFQEVREKRGLAYSVYSYTSGFADCGLFGVYAGCRPNQVQDVLKICRDELDQVASHGLTDDEIRRAVGQLRGSTVLGLEDSGALMHRLGKSELCWGEQMSVDEMLTRIAAVTPDEVREVAREVLGTRPSLSVIGPLKDRQAARLDDIVA; encoded by the coding sequence GTGACGTCCCGTACGCACGCGACGACGGCCCGCACCTCTTCGGAGGGGCGGGCCGTCGCCCGTACCCAAACGCTTCTCAAGGGCACCGCGGGGGCCGGCACGGTCCGCCGGACCACCCTCCCCGGCGGGCTGCGGGTCGTCACCGAGACGCTGCCCACGGTCCGCTCCGTCACCTTCGGCATCTGGGCGCACGTCGGCTCCCGCGACGAGACCCCGTCGCTCAACGGCGCCACGCACTACCTCGAGCACCTGCTCTTCAAGGGCACCGAGCGGCGCAGCGCCCTGGACATCTCCGCCGCGATCGACGAGGTCGGCGGCGAGATGAACGCCTTCACCGCGAAGGAGTACACCTGCTACTACGCGCGGGTGCTGGACAGCGATCTGCCGCTCGCCATCGACGTGGTGTGCGACATGCTGACCGGCTCGCTGGTCGAGGCCGAGGACGTGGACGCCGAGCGCGGCGTCATCCTCGAAGAGATCGCGATGACCGAGGACGACCCCGGCGACTGCGTGCACGACCTGTTCGCGCACACCATGCTCGGCGACACCCCGCTCGGCCGCCCGGTCCTGGGCACCGTCGACACCGTCAATGCCCTCACCCCCGAGCGCATCCGCCGCTTCTACAAGAAGCACTACGACCCCACGCACCTCGTCGTCACGGCCGCCGGCAACCTCGACCACGCCAAGGTCGTCCGCCTGGTCCGCCGCGCCTTCGAGCAGGCCGGGGCCCTGGACCGTACGGACGCCGCCCCGATCGCGCCGCGCTCCGGTACCCGCGCCATCAAGGCCGCCGGCCGCGTCGAACTGCTCAACCGCAAGACCGAGCAGGCCCATGTGATCCTCGGGATGCCGGGGCTGGCGCGCACCGACGACCGCCGCTGGGCGATGGGCGTACTGAACACCGCCCTGGGCGGCGGGATGAGCTCGCGCCTCTTCCAGGAGGTCCGCGAGAAGCGCGGCCTGGCCTATAGCGTGTACTCCTACACCTCCGGCTTCGCCGACTGCGGGCTCTTCGGCGTCTACGCCGGCTGCCGTCCGAACCAAGTGCAGGACGTCCTCAAGATCTGCCGCGACGAACTCGACCAGGTGGCGTCCCACGGCCTCACCGACGACGAGATCCGCCGCGCGGTCGGACAGCTGCGCGGGTCCACCGTCCTCGGCCTGGAGGACAGCGGAGCGCTGATGCACCGCCTCGGCAAGAGCGAGCTGTGCTGGGGCGAACAGATGTCGGTCGACGAGATGCTGACGCGGATCGCGGCCGTCACCCCGGACGAGGTGCGCGAGGTGGCCCGCGAGGTGCTGGGTACCCGGCCCTCGCTGTCCGTCATCGGCCCCCTGAAGGACCGGCAGGCGGCCCGGCTGGACGACATCGTCGCCTAG